In Bacillus sp. S3, the sequence GATTACACCAAGGTTCGAAATGGAAGGTCTTCTCAAATCGATGCCATTCTATTATTTCAAAACCTGCCAATTCTAGCAGGCGGAGCCACTCACTCTTCTTCCACGCCCGAAAATGACTATAATCCCGCCATTTTTCAATAGTATTATAAAATTGATCGAATTCATCGTCTTCAGGAACGACATTATCATCAAGTAATAATTGCCCATCTGTTTTAAGAACACGATAGACTTCGCTAATAAATTGATTAATATTTGGAAAATGGTGCGGCGCAATCCGGCATGCCACTATATCAAATGCTTCATCAGGGAACGGAAGGTTCTCGGCATCCCCCTGAACAAAGTCTACATTCTGATGACCATTCCCTTTGATAAATTTTTCGGCAGCAAGTAACATTTCAGGTGTCAAATCCACTGCGGTTACCTTTTTTACATAAGGAGCAAATGCGTTTGCAGTGTGCCCTCCCCCTGTTGCCACATCCAGCAATTTCTCTTCACCGTTTATTGATGACATTTCCAATAGCTTTAGCAAGTCTTTTCCATCTTTATGGATAGTGCTGTTTACATAGGATTCCGCACTTTTTCCAAATTGCTTCTGAACGTCCTTTTTAAGATCCATATTTCATCCCTCCGAAATTCACTTTATATCCTCACTTTAAACGAGGAGTCATATAAAGAAAATGACGGGTATTTTATGATGTTTGATAAGAAAAAGTTATCGATTACGATTATTGAAGTTCTAGGACGATTGGACAATGATCACTGCCCATTACATTACAATGAATGTCCGCATTCTTTATGCGCTCCCGCAACGATTCCGATACGATAAAGTAATCAATCCGCCAGCCAATATTCCTTTCGCGGACCTTCATCATGTAGGACCACCATGTGTAGGCACCCTCCTGATTCGGATAAAAATGACGATAGCTATCAACAAAGCCGGCTTTCAGTAGGTCAGTCATTTTACCCCGTTCTTCTACCGTAAATCCGGAGTTTCCTACATTGGACTTTGGATTACGCAAATCAATCTCTCGATGGGCAACATTCAAATCTCCGCAAAGAACAACAGATTTTTGTTCATTTAGCGCTTTCAAGTGCTCAAGCATACGATCCTCCCAATCGAGTCGATAACTAATTCTTGCTAAGTCCCTTTGTGAATTTGGCGTATACACGTTGACCAAGAAAAAGTCACTGAACTCTAAGGTAAGGATTCGTCCTTCCTCTTCGCTTTCATCTGTCCCAACACCATATTTTACGGAGAGCGGCTCGTTTTTAGTAAACACCGCAGTACCGGAATAGCCCTTCTTCATCGCA encodes:
- a CDS encoding class I SAM-dependent methyltransferase: MDLKKDVQKQFGKSAESYVNSTIHKDGKDLLKLLEMSSINGEEKLLDVATGGGHTANAFAPYVKKVTAVDLTPEMLLAAEKFIKGNGHQNVDFVQGDAENLPFPDEAFDIVACRIAPHHFPNINQFISEVYRVLKTDGQLLLDDNVVPEDDEFDQFYNTIEKWRDYSHFRAWKKSEWLRLLELAGFEIIEWHRFEKTFHFEPWCNRMKITITEKEKLAQYMKGASEEIKAKFRVVIEEGQIISFQGEAVVLKAMKR
- a CDS encoding exodeoxyribonuclease III; translated protein: MKLVSWNVNGLRACVKKGFLDYFQEVDADIFCVQETKLQEGQISLELDGYYQYWNYAMKKGYSGTAVFTKNEPLSVKYGVGTDESEEEGRILTLEFSDFFLVNVYTPNSQRDLARISYRLDWEDRMLEHLKALNEQKSVVLCGDLNVAHREIDLRNPKSNVGNSGFTVEERGKMTDLLKAGFVDSYRHFYPNQEGAYTWWSYMMKVRERNIGWRIDYFIVSESLRERIKNADIHCNVMGSDHCPIVLELQ